The sequence GGCATGTAGCTTTCAAAGACGATCTCGCGGGCCAGCAAGTAGGCGATTACCACCGCGAAGGTCCCGGCGCTGACTGAGCCATAGTGGGCGGCGATACTGGCGGCATCGGTACGGCCGAAACGCAGTGCGCGCAGCAGTGGGAAAGCCAGTAAAGGCAGCACTATACCGAAGGCCAGTACCGCCAGGGTCTGGCCGAGCAGCGCCGGACTGGCTTGAGCGGCCAGCTCGACCCCGCCGTGCAGACCGATGGCCAGCAGCAGGATGATTGACAGGGTTTCGTATAGTGCCGGTGGCAGTTTCAGTTCGCTCTTCACCAGTCCGGCTACCAGGCCGAAGACGAAGAACAGGACAACGGGATCCCAACCCATGGGGTAACTCCTGTTAGGGCTGCAAGGCTAAGGTCTGCAAGGTCAGTGTAGTCATGCTTCAGCGCTGCTGCGGATACCGGGCCCGGGGCGTGGCCATGGGCAGCGATTCATCGTCCAGCGGGCGGAACTCGCCGCGCTCGGCATCGTAGGCGCGGATACGACAGGTCTCGATATCGTAAACCCAGCCATGGATGAACAACTCGCCGCTGGCCAGTCGGGCGGCGACCGAGGGGTGGGTGCTCAGGTGATTGAGCTGGGCCACCACATTTTCCTCAGTCAGCAGTTCAAGCATCGAGTCGGCCGAACAGCAGGCGCAGTTTTGCTGAACCACCTCTTTGGCGACCTCGGCGTGACGCAGCCAGGCTTTTACCGTGGGCATGCGCTCCAGCTCGGCAGGGTTGAGCACGGCCTTCATCGCGCCGCAGTCAGAATGGCCGCAGACGATGATGTGATGTACTCCCAGGGCCATGACCGCGAACTCGATGGCGGTCGAGACCCCACCCATCATCTGCCCGTAGGCCGGGACCACGTTGCCGACGTTGCGGGTGACGAACAGATCGCCGGGAGCGCTTTGGGTGATCAGTTCCGGCACTACCCGCGAGTCGGCGCAGGTGATGAACATGACCTTGGGTGCCTGCTCGTGGGCCAGTTTGTGGAACAGTTCCCGCTGCTCTGGGTACACCTGATCGTGAAAGTACTTGTGGCCGTCGACGATCTTGCGCAGTGACAGTGCTGCCGGTTCTGGCAGATCCTCAAGTTTGTCCATTCAGCCTCCCGTCTGCTGTGCCCGTGCGTCGGCTTATTCGATCTCGATCAGAATCTCGCCCGGATTGACCCGGTCACCCTTGGCCACGTGTACGGCCTTGACTGTTCCGGCAATCGCTGCCTGGATCTCGCTTTCCATCTTCATCGCCTCGCTGACCAGTACTGCCTGGCCGGCTTTGACCGTGTCGCCGACCGCGACCAGTACCTCAACGACGTTGCCGGGCATGCTGGTGGTCACATGGCCGGGCTGGCTGGCTGGCTTGCGCTGGTTGCCGGAGCTGCCGGTGAAGGAGTTGAGTGGCTCGAACACCGCCTCTTCGGGCATGCCGTCCAGGCTCAGATAGAAGTGCCGCTTGCCATCGCCCTTGACGCTGACCCCGGTGATGTCGACCCGGTAGCTTTCACCATGCACATCAATGATGAATTCGGTCGGCACCCCTTCCTGGGCCACCGGCTTGCCCGCCGCGCCGGGTGGCGGCAACAGGGCTTCGGGCTTGAGGCTGCCGGCTGCGCGCTCTTCGAGGAACTTGCGCCCGATGTCGGGGAACATGGCGTAGGTCAGCACGTCCTCCTCGCTCTGGGCCAGGCTGCCGACGTCACTGCGCAGCTTGTCCATTTCCGGCTTGAGCAGGTCGGCCGGGCGCACATCGATCACCTCCTCGTTGCCGATGGCACTGCGCCGCAAGGTTTCGTTGATCGGCCCTGGGGCCTGGCCGTAGCGGCCCTGCAGGTAGAGTTTGACCTCATTGGTGATGGTCTTGTAGCGCTCTTCGGCCAGGACATTGAATACCGCCTGGGTGCCGACAATCTGTGAGGTCGGTGTCACCAGCGGGGGGTAGCCGAGGTCGGCGCGCACTCGGGGGATTTCCTCGAACACCTCCTGAATACGGTTGAGCGCCCCCTGTTCCTTGAGCTGGTTGGCCAGGTTGGACATCATCCCGCCCGGCACCTGATTGACTTGCACTCGGGTGTCGACCCCGGTGAATTCGCTCTCGAACTGGTGGTACTTCTTGCGCACTTCATGGAAGTACATGCTGATTTCCTGGATCAGCTCCAGATCCAGGCCGGTGTCGTAGGGGGTGCCCTTGAGCGCGGCGACCATGGATTCGGTGCCGGCGTGGCTGGTGCCCCAGGCCATGGCGCCGATCGCAGTATCGATATGATCAGCGCCGGCCTCGATAGCCTTGAGCTGGCACATGCTGGCCAGACCGGCGGTGTCGTGCGAATGGACGAACACCGGCAGGGTCAGTTCGGCCTTGAGTGCGCTGACCAGTTCGGCGGTGGCGTAGGGGGTGAGCAGGCCAGCCATGTCCTTGATCGCGATCGACTCCACACCCATCGCCGCCATGGCCTTGGCCTGCTCGACGAAGGCCTTGACCGTGTGCACCGGGCTGGTGGTGTAAGCGATTGTGCCCTGGGCGTGCTTGCCTGCAGTCTTGACCGCCTCAATCGCGGTTTTCAGGTTGCGTACATCGTTCATCGCATCGAAGATGCGGAACACGTCGATACCGTTTTCGGCGGCCTTGGCGACGAACGCGCGTACTACGTCGTCACTGTAATGCCGATAGCCAAGCAGGTTTTGACCACGCAGCAGCATCTGCAGGCGGGTGTTGGG is a genomic window of Halopseudomonas phragmitis containing:
- a CDS encoding carbonic anhydrase, giving the protein MDKLEDLPEPAALSLRKIVDGHKYFHDQVYPEQRELFHKLAHEQAPKVMFITCADSRVVPELITQSAPGDLFVTRNVGNVVPAYGQMMGGVSTAIEFAVMALGVHHIIVCGHSDCGAMKAVLNPAELERMPTVKAWLRHAEVAKEVVQQNCACCSADSMLELLTEENVVAQLNHLSTHPSVAARLASGELFIHGWVYDIETCRIRAYDAERGEFRPLDDESLPMATPRARYPQQR
- the oadA gene encoding sodium-extruding oxaloacetate decarboxylase subunit alpha, with product MTKRITVTDTILRDAHQSLLATRLRTEDMLPICPKLDQVGYWSLEVWGGATFDACIRFLKEDPWERLRQLREALPNTRLQMLLRGQNLLGYRHYSDDVVRAFVAKAAENGIDVFRIFDAMNDVRNLKTAIEAVKTAGKHAQGTIAYTTSPVHTVKAFVEQAKAMAAMGVESIAIKDMAGLLTPYATAELVSALKAELTLPVFVHSHDTAGLASMCQLKAIEAGADHIDTAIGAMAWGTSHAGTESMVAALKGTPYDTGLDLELIQEISMYFHEVRKKYHQFESEFTGVDTRVQVNQVPGGMMSNLANQLKEQGALNRIQEVFEEIPRVRADLGYPPLVTPTSQIVGTQAVFNVLAEERYKTITNEVKLYLQGRYGQAPGPINETLRRSAIGNEEVIDVRPADLLKPEMDKLRSDVGSLAQSEEDVLTYAMFPDIGRKFLEERAAGSLKPEALLPPPGAAGKPVAQEGVPTEFIIDVHGESYRVDITGVSVKGDGKRHFYLSLDGMPEEAVFEPLNSFTGSSGNQRKPASQPGHVTTSMPGNVVEVLVAVGDTVKAGQAVLVSEAMKMESEIQAAIAGTVKAVHVAKGDRVNPGEILIEIE